DNA from Centroberyx gerrardi isolate f3 chromosome 20, fCenGer3.hap1.cur.20231027, whole genome shotgun sequence:
TGTAAGCTTCCTTCTCCAAATAAATTACACTCCCACTGAGAAAGAGATCTCTGATCTGTGATCAGCACAAGATAAACCAAAGTAATTTTTAGGAATTAGTTATTGTCCTTGTTAAACAGAGTCACAGATGGTCCAGTGAGGCATCTTTTGGCGAGGGACCATGAAGGCAGTTTGCTTTATTTGGGGAATAAGGTATTGCAGGTACTATGGACGTCTGGCCCTGTAAAAGAATTGTTTTTCTGTTAAGACTTGATATCACCTCAAGATGCTTTGTAACTGCCCACTGTACGGCCTGCtatctttgttttgctgttttatttaacTGTGAAATAAATGCTTTGTTTTCGTTTTTTAATATATGCTGTTATATAGTAGTATAATAAAGATCTTCttgttttacttttcattttggcTGTAGTAGTATTTTGTGTAAATCTCTATTGTGGGTTAAGTGTGATCTGACTTAATTCAGTGAAATATCTGTGATAGGAGGTGCTGGCTTGATGCTCCAGTGAGTTACCAGCAGTCATCCCCTTTCAGCTAACATCAAAGCTGAGTTTCTACAGAGCTTGCAGCATCTCAAACCTGCCACCCTTTTTACAATGGTGATGAAGGGTCAGTTCAAATTTGACAAAAACATTGCCTTAAATCAAGAACTTCATTGGGACGATCTTCCTGGTCTAGGTTAAGGGTTAATCCAGCCTCTGAAACTGGTTGTATGCAGGGGAAAACTGCTTTGGAATTGAGTTTAAATGAATAATGCTCAAAATAAACATTGATGTTACTTCTGTTACCCAGGAATATCTGAGTGAGGAAATATGACCAGCCTCTCCATGGATAGAAATCATTCACAATGTGTCCCGAGCTGCTCCTCAGTGACAATGAAGCAGGCTTACTGCATGTTTGAAGTTTTTCACCCATATCAAATTTTCCCCCACTTTTATTTtatagtaatagtaacagttgCTCCTCTTGTACAGCAGatgtacattttttaatttaaaacagtATGGCTGCTTCAAAAAGAGTCATCCCATTTTGGGCTCatgaaattaattaaatatcAAGTATCTTTCCTGTCATTTCAAATTCATTCTCAATGGAATTATACATTAGTATGATATTTCAGCACACAGCAAAACTAGTCCAAATAAGTCTTATATTATTAGAATATTATCGTGATGTCAtaggatatataaaaaaaacccactataAAGTATGCTAAGATCAATAGACTCTTAAATACCACAGACGCACTATAAATCACTATATAACTATTAGATAAGTATAGTGACACCATAGCCATCTGCGCAGGCTCAGTGCGACGTCACGACCTGTAGCTGCTTCCGTATTCTGTCAATTGAGCGTTACGCATGTCAGTATTTGAATGTTTATTTACTTGCGTTGTATGTACCTATGACTTGTTCCCGAAGATAGCGCAAAGCCTCCCTTTGCAGTTGAGACCGGTACCTGTCGACATGGCAGCGGCAGCCGCAGCACCCACCCCGGAGGACTCCAGCCGGTCCGGGGCGCTAACAGGTGACGGAGAACCGGAGGAGGCCGAGGAGTATTCCTGCTCGACCCACTGCTCGGAGCTGTCTCGTCGGCAGAACGAGCAGAGGAAGAATGGGCTGTTTTGCGACGTGACGCTGGCCTTCATCACAGGCGGGCCGTCCAGTGAAAGGGCCCAAACCTTTGAGTTATCCGCCCACCGGTCAGTTTTATCCGCGGCCACGGACTACTTCACCCCGCTGTTTGGCGGGCAGTTTTCCGAATCACTGTCGGGGCGAGTGGAGATCAGAGAATGGAGCTCAGAAACGGGACCCGACCCAGAAACGGTGGAAAGCGTCATACAGTTCATGTACACAGGGGAAATGAGGGTAACCACTGCCAATGTGCACTTAGTGTTGGAACTTGCTGACAGGTAATGTATTACCATGTATTTAATGTGaatcagaataagaaaaatagattTCCCTGTCATTTGCTCATACACACAATAGTATTTAGCCTATGAAACAGAGCCACTAGATGCTAGTCCTATATGCTCAGCCCTTAACATTGAAGTGGTCTGATAATTCATGTGCACACTGTCAGGTTCCTGTTGGTGCAGCTGAAGAACTTCTGCGGAGAGTTCCTGAAGAAGAAGCTGAGCCTGACCAACTGTGTGGCGGTGCACAGCCTGGCCCACATGTACACCCTGGACCAGCTGGCCCTGCGAGCCGCCGAGATGATTCGACGCAACTTCCACAAAGTCATCCAGGACGACGAATTCTTCACGCTGCCCTTCCACCTGGTGCGGGACTGGCTGTCTGACACCGAGATCACTGTGGACTCCGAGGAGGTGCTGTTCGATACCATCGTGAAGTGGGTGCAGCGAAGCGCAGAGGAGCGAGAGAAGCACTTTGAGGAGCTGTTCCGGCTTTTACGGCTGCCCCAGATCAGGCCTACCTACCTGACGCGGGTGGTGAAAAAGGAGCCCTTGGTGGCCGACAGCGCAGCTTGCCGGCAGCTGGTGTGCGATGCCCTCGAGGGCCACGCTATTCGCTGTGAGAGCCTCAAGTCAGCCGACGTAGAGCTCTGCGCCTCCTACATGGCGACGTTCCAGCCGCGCTTTGGCCAGAACATGGACGTTATCATGGTGGTGGGCGGTGTGTCAGAAGGTGGCGACTATTTGAGTGAGTGCGTGGGCTACTTTGTTTACGAGGACCGCTGGGTCAACCTGCCGCACATTCACAACCACTTAGACGGACATGCCATCGCGGTCACCGACACCCATGCGTATGTGGCGGGGTCCATGGAACCGGGCTTTGCTAAGACTGTGGAGCGCTACAACCCCAACCACAACACCTGGGAGCAGGTCAGCAACCTGACCACCCGCAAGCACTCCTTCGGCCTCACTTGCGTGAAGAACATTCTCTACAGCATCGGCGGCCACGGCAACTTCAGTCCAGGCTTCAAGGACGTCAGCGTCTACGAGCCTGAGCAGGACAAATGGCACAACCTGGAGTCGGCGCCGAAGATCTTACGAGATGTGAAAACGGTGAGCGTGGATGACCGCTACGTGTACGTGATGGCCCGGACACCGGTGGACACGGACAACGAGGACGGGCTGAAGACCGTGACCACGCGCTATGACACAGAGAGCCGCCAGTGGCAGGAGGTGGACTCCTTACCGCTGATCGATAACTACTGTATCTTTCAGATGGCTGTGGCGTCCACCAACTTCTACCACACGGCTTCCTGCTGCCCCAAGAGCTACAAGGTAACAGACGAGACGGCTCAGCAGAAAATAAGCAGCCGCATCTCCGACGACATCCTCGAGAGCCTGCCCCCGGAGGTCACCAGCATCGAAGGCGCTGCCATTTGCTACCTGGGCGAAGACGTCTTCA
Protein-coding regions in this window:
- the klhl11 gene encoding kelch-like protein 11 — translated: MSVFECLFTCVVCTYDLFPKIAQSLPLQLRPVPVDMAAAAAAPTPEDSSRSGALTGDGEPEEAEEYSCSTHCSELSRRQNEQRKNGLFCDVTLAFITGGPSSERAQTFELSAHRSVLSAATDYFTPLFGGQFSESLSGRVEIREWSSETGPDPETVESVIQFMYTGEMRVTTANVHLVLELADRFLLVQLKNFCGEFLKKKLSLTNCVAVHSLAHMYTLDQLALRAAEMIRRNFHKVIQDDEFFTLPFHLVRDWLSDTEITVDSEEVLFDTIVKWVQRSAEEREKHFEELFRLLRLPQIRPTYLTRVVKKEPLVADSAACRQLVCDALEGHAIRCESLKSADVELCASYMATFQPRFGQNMDVIMVVGGVSEGGDYLSECVGYFVYEDRWVNLPHIHNHLDGHAIAVTDTHAYVAGSMEPGFAKTVERYNPNHNTWEQVSNLTTRKHSFGLTCVKNILYSIGGHGNFSPGFKDVSVYEPEQDKWHNLESAPKILRDVKTVSVDDRYVYVMARTPVDTDNEDGLKTVTTRYDTESRQWQEVDSLPLIDNYCIFQMAVASTNFYHTASCCPKSYKVTDETAQQKISSRISDDILESLPPEVTSIEGAAICYLGEDVFIIGGWKNSDDVDKQYRKEAYRYCAERKRWMLLPPMPQPRCRATACHVRIPYHFLYGCQRYPMPQNLARQRDRMQQMQQLHRRTLTLRRQLQSQIEC